In Fructilactobacillus cliffordii, a single genomic region encodes these proteins:
- a CDS encoding isochorismate synthase, protein MVTIPNLMIGMKHMNSQTDALLTVFDDYHTAVYFSDPHHQVELIGLGQTSTLHHFTLTELTAWHAHQSVPVFGGLPFDHQLQPTSDLMNGIMIAPAYVIDLVSGKEWGTRPAPDHKQSPQTQSIHVLSHTTETDWQARLQPVLHTLQTDPQKQKVVLGMQEHFDLDGQLAASQLIKTLIRQQTQTYHVAIKHGDELFVSATPERLVKLNQNQIETAAVAGSIARGQSDEADQKLAHELQQDAKNQREHQLVVTEIERRLQPWAQLDSVAVPEILTTPQIQHLYTPITGTIKQTASVWQIVQALHPTPALGGLPVDWALATIANVESHPRGLFAAPVGYVMPDGSGEFVIGIRSLWNKEHTVTLFAGAGILAASDLAAEEREIQLKTTAMENILKEQLDDERHDQ, encoded by the coding sequence ATGGTAACAATCCCGAATTTAATGATTGGAATGAAGCACATGAACTCCCAAACTGACGCTCTTCTAACGGTCTTTGACGACTATCACACTGCCGTTTATTTTTCTGACCCGCACCACCAAGTGGAATTGATTGGGTTGGGACAAACGAGCACGTTACATCACTTTACATTAACGGAACTAACCGCCTGGCACGCCCACCAATCTGTGCCCGTTTTTGGTGGCTTGCCCTTTGACCACCAACTCCAACCCACCAGCGACCTCATGAACGGCATCATGATTGCTCCCGCTTACGTGATTGACTTAGTCTCTGGGAAAGAATGGGGCACTCGGCCAGCACCGGATCATAAACAATCACCTCAAACGCAATCAATCCACGTCCTTAGTCACACGACCGAAACTGATTGGCAAGCGCGTCTGCAACCGGTCTTACATACGCTCCAAACAGATCCGCAGAAGCAGAAAGTGGTCCTTGGGATGCAGGAACACTTCGACCTAGACGGACAATTAGCCGCTAGTCAATTAATCAAGACGCTCATCCGGCAACAGACTCAGACCTATCATGTCGCCATTAAGCACGGCGACGAACTATTTGTGTCCGCTACGCCCGAACGCCTGGTGAAATTAAACCAAAACCAGATTGAAACGGCAGCGGTGGCTGGTTCCATTGCCCGGGGCCAATCGGATGAGGCAGATCAAAAACTAGCACACGAGTTACAGCAGGATGCCAAGAACCAACGAGAACATCAGCTGGTGGTGACAGAAATTGAACGACGGCTACAACCGTGGGCACAACTTGATTCCGTTGCTGTTCCAGAAATTCTAACTACACCCCAGATTCAACACCTGTACACGCCGATTACCGGAACGATTAAGCAGACGGCTTCCGTTTGGCAAATCGTGCAGGCCTTACATCCAACTCCCGCGTTAGGGGGCCTCCCGGTTGACTGGGCACTGGCGACCATTGCCAACGTGGAAAGCCATCCCCGCGGGCTCTTTGCCGCACCGGTTGGATACGTTATGCCCGATGGAAGCGGAGAGTTCGTGATTGGCATCCGCTCTCTGTGGAACAAGGAACATACCGTTACCCTCTTTGCGGGCGCAGGCATCCTGGCCGCTTCTGACTTAGCTGCCGAAGAACGCGAAATTCAGCTCAAAACCACTGCCATGGAAAACATTTTAAAGGAGCAACTTGATGACGAACGTCATGACCAATAA
- a CDS encoding methionine ABC transporter permease, with the protein MKEWFITNFPNVVQQGWTGETGWWTSIVQTLYMTFWSAIFGGIAGLIFGIALVLFDSDGIMPNKIIFNIVDKVVSLFRAIPFIILLAFIAPVTQKIVGTQIGTTAALVPLSVGVFPFYARQVQVALQSVNQGTIESAQSLGSSNWDIISGVYLSEAFPELIRVSTVTLISLVGLTAMAGAIGAGGLGNMAISYGYNRFANDTTLVATILVVIMVLIIQVVGDVWARWVDHSSKA; encoded by the coding sequence ATGAAAGAATGGTTTATTACAAACTTCCCCAACGTAGTGCAACAGGGGTGGACCGGGGAAACCGGTTGGTGGACGTCCATCGTGCAAACCCTCTATATGACGTTCTGGTCCGCCATCTTTGGTGGAATCGCCGGCTTAATCTTTGGGATTGCCCTGGTGCTGTTTGATTCGGATGGAATCATGCCGAACAAGATTATTTTTAACATCGTGGACAAGGTGGTTTCGTTATTCCGGGCCATTCCGTTCATCATCTTGCTGGCCTTCATCGCGCCGGTAACGCAAAAAATTGTGGGAACTCAAATCGGAACGACGGCTGCCTTGGTTCCGTTGTCAGTCGGAGTCTTTCCGTTCTACGCCCGGCAGGTGCAAGTAGCCTTGCAGAGTGTGAACCAAGGAACGATTGAATCCGCCCAATCATTGGGTTCCAGTAACTGGGACATTATTTCGGGAGTTTACCTTAGTGAAGCCTTTCCAGAATTAATTCGGGTTTCGACGGTAACGCTGATTAGTTTGGTTGGATTAACCGCCATGGCTGGTGCCATTGGGGCCGGTGGTTTAGGTAACATGGCCATCTCCTATGGTTACAACCGGTTCGCCAACGATACGACCTTGGTCGCTACGATTTTAGTGGTGATCATGGTGCTGATCATTCAAGTCGTCGGGGACGTTTGGGCTCGTTGGGTTGATCACAGTTCCAAAGCTTAA
- a CDS encoding MetQ/NlpA family ABC transporter substrate-binding protein codes for MKKSTKWIIGIVVLLVIGVIGWFSFAPKSSTQNEKVVKVGLMSGSKADDEIWKSVAKTAKDKYKIKLKFVHFTDYTQPNTALSQHEVDVNSFQHYAFLKNWNQQHKSNIVSIGNTVITPIRLYSTQYKNVKDIPDGATIAIPNDATNESRSLLVLKEAGLIKLGGDPNKLLTVKDIKSNPKNLNIKEVDASQTARTLNDAAAAVVNTNYAQTAHLSPDKTIFKEPLNKQSKPWINLIAANKEQKDNKDLQKVVKAFQTKETEKVIEKNYNGLEVPAWNLKFK; via the coding sequence ATGAAGAAATCAACAAAATGGATCATTGGAATCGTGGTTTTACTGGTAATTGGTGTGATCGGGTGGTTTAGTTTTGCACCCAAGTCATCGACGCAGAACGAAAAGGTCGTGAAGGTCGGTTTGATGAGTGGATCAAAGGCGGACGATGAGATTTGGAAGTCCGTGGCTAAAACGGCAAAGGACAAGTACAAGATTAAGCTGAAGTTCGTGCACTTTACTGACTACACGCAACCCAATACGGCGTTGAGTCAACACGAAGTGGACGTTAACTCCTTCCAACACTATGCTTTCTTGAAGAACTGGAACCAACAACATAAATCTAACATCGTTTCAATTGGAAACACGGTGATTACGCCCATCCGGTTGTACTCTACGCAGTACAAGAATGTAAAGGACATTCCTGACGGCGCTACGATTGCGATTCCTAACGATGCGACGAACGAAAGCCGTTCCTTACTGGTTTTAAAGGAAGCCGGTTTGATCAAACTGGGTGGTGATCCCAACAAATTGCTAACGGTGAAAGACATCAAGTCTAACCCTAAGAATCTGAACATTAAAGAAGTGGACGCTTCGCAAACGGCGCGGACTTTAAACGATGCAGCGGCTGCCGTGGTTAACACGAATTACGCCCAAACGGCCCACTTGAGTCCTGACAAGACAATCTTTAAAGAACCTTTGAATAAGCAATCAAAACCCTGGATTAACCTGATTGCCGCTAATAAGGAACAAAAGGATAACAAGGACTTACAAAAGGTTGTGAAGGCTTTCCAAACCAAGGAAACTGAAAAAGTCATTGAAAAGAACTACAACGGACTAGAAGTTCCAGCTTGGAACCTGAAGTTTAAATAA
- a CDS encoding cadmium resistance transporter — translation MNWWLLTLTFIAVNLDFFVLLLLFLKRFSLCAVLIGYLLGMFSLLVLSYVLGQTLAHWLPEWLLGGLGFLPIYLVIRGDEDEETVPEQRHSAVITVLLTYLTVCAGCNLSVFIPVLLGQSLVGFLETVAYLTVLTVLVVVLLKRISQLAVVNQILDRYGERLMRLSYLVIGLYVLFDSGFIAHIMRLIKLL, via the coding sequence ATGAATTGGTGGCTGTTAACGTTGACCTTTATCGCGGTTAACTTAGATTTTTTTGTTTTACTGCTGTTATTTTTAAAGCGGTTCTCGCTCTGCGCGGTGCTAATCGGCTATTTGCTGGGGATGTTCAGCTTATTAGTGTTGAGTTACGTTCTCGGACAAACGTTAGCGCACTGGCTTCCAGAGTGGTTATTGGGTGGACTAGGATTTCTACCGATTTACCTGGTCATTCGAGGTGATGAGGATGAGGAAACAGTACCAGAGCAGCGACATTCCGCGGTAATCACGGTGCTCTTAACCTACTTAACCGTGTGTGCCGGTTGTAACCTGTCGGTGTTCATTCCTGTTTTACTGGGACAATCCCTGGTTGGGTTTTTAGAAACGGTGGCTTATTTAACGGTGTTAACCGTGTTAGTCGTCGTGCTCTTAAAACGGATTAGTCAGCTAGCGGTGGTTAACCAGATCTTAGACCGGTACGGGGAACGGTTGATGCGGTTAAGCTATCTGGTGATTGGGTTGTACGTGCTCTTTGATAGTGGCTTCATTGCGCATATAATGAGGTTAATCAAACTGTTGTAG
- a CDS encoding pyridoxal phosphate-dependent aminotransferase — MHFTESAVVHQLLQQFFATLVQKVNQKIATGADVINLGQGNPDQPTPDNIVKALQAAVAKPENHKYSPFSGLPALKQAVANYYHDHYQVDVDPETEVAILGGSKTGLVELPLAVMNPGEKLLLPDPGYPDYLSGTRLADVDVELVPLRASNHFLPDYDTISTKSKQAARLLYLNYPNNPTGAVATADFFAKTVQFARDNQIGIVHDFAYGALGNHQQPLSFLQTPGAKEVGIEFSTLSKTYNMAGWRIGFAVGNPDLVAAINAIQAHLFVSVFPAVQEAAIAALTGPQDSVTELAHLYENRRHAFETAAAAIGWQATPAGGSFYSWMQVPAGYTSESFTDLLLDKAAVAVAPGKGFGSEGDQYVRIGLLTSPERLQEACRRIGKLHLFTPHHAEGGISDDGNQR, encoded by the coding sequence ATGCATTTTACAGAATCAGCGGTGGTGCATCAGCTGCTCCAACAATTCTTTGCCACGTTAGTTCAGAAGGTGAACCAAAAAATTGCGACGGGTGCGGATGTGATTAATCTGGGACAGGGGAATCCTGACCAACCGACTCCGGATAACATTGTGAAAGCGTTGCAAGCGGCCGTGGCTAAACCAGAAAATCATAAGTACTCTCCTTTTTCCGGGCTCCCGGCCTTAAAGCAGGCGGTGGCTAACTACTATCACGACCACTATCAAGTGGACGTGGATCCCGAAACGGAAGTTGCCATTCTGGGGGGCTCAAAAACCGGGTTAGTAGAACTGCCACTGGCGGTCATGAATCCCGGCGAAAAACTGCTACTCCCGGACCCCGGTTATCCGGATTATTTATCCGGAACTCGACTGGCGGATGTTGACGTCGAACTAGTTCCCTTGCGTGCTAGTAACCATTTTCTGCCGGATTATGATACGATTAGTACAAAAAGTAAGCAAGCAGCGCGGTTGCTTTACTTAAACTATCCCAATAACCCGACGGGAGCGGTGGCGACGGCGGACTTCTTCGCAAAGACGGTTCAGTTTGCCCGGGACAATCAGATTGGCATTGTCCATGACTTTGCCTACGGAGCACTGGGTAATCACCAACAGCCGCTAAGTTTCTTACAAACACCTGGTGCCAAAGAGGTTGGAATCGAATTTTCGACTCTTTCCAAGACTTACAACATGGCCGGGTGGCGGATTGGCTTTGCGGTGGGAAATCCAGATTTGGTAGCTGCCATTAATGCCATTCAGGCCCATCTCTTCGTGAGCGTATTTCCAGCGGTTCAGGAAGCGGCGATTGCCGCTTTGACCGGTCCGCAGGATTCTGTGACAGAGTTGGCCCATTTGTACGAAAACCGACGCCATGCGTTTGAAACCGCGGCCGCCGCAATTGGCTGGCAGGCGACTCCAGCTGGGGGTTCCTTTTACTCCTGGATGCAAGTGCCAGCGGGGTACACATCCGAATCGTTTACCGACTTGTTGTTAGACAAAGCTGCGGTGGCGGTTGCTCCTGGAAAGGGCTTTGGCTCCGAAGGGGATCAATACGTTCGGATTGGCTTGCTTACGAGTCCCGAACGGCTCCAGGAAGCCTGTCGCCGGATTGGGAAATTACATTTATTTACACCGCACCACGCAGAAGGAGGAATTTCCGATGACGGAAACCAGCGTTAA
- a CDS encoding aldo/keto reductase, which translates to MQTVKIGKSDVTTTPLGLGTNAVGGHNLFPHLHDETGIKIVKTALDNGITLLDTAYAYGLGRSEELIGQAIKDYNRSKIQIATKGGQKVTDQGDMVVDDSPAHLKQAVAESLKRLQTDYLDIFYIHFPDGKTPLYESVAALQELKEAGKIKAIGVSNLSMDQLREANRDGYVDVDEEQYNPFARDAEKERFAYLQENQISFVPFFPLASGLLTGKYSEKTTFAEDDIRHDDPNFQEPRFSQIIKAVETLRPMAKAHDATIAQLVLAWYIKNPNISVVIPGAKHPDQALSNAKALNIELTDEEYKAIDTNLR; encoded by the coding sequence ATGCAAACAGTTAAAATTGGAAAATCAGACGTAACTACCACACCATTAGGCTTAGGAACCAACGCCGTCGGTGGTCACAACCTCTTCCCACATCTACACGATGAAACGGGAATTAAAATCGTTAAAACTGCCCTTGATAACGGGATTACCTTGTTAGACACTGCCTATGCCTATGGACTGGGCCGTTCCGAAGAATTAATCGGTCAAGCAATCAAGGACTACAACCGTAGCAAGATTCAAATTGCTACCAAGGGTGGGCAAAAAGTAACTGATCAAGGTGACATGGTAGTGGACGATTCTCCAGCACATCTAAAACAAGCAGTTGCAGAAAGTTTAAAGCGCCTGCAAACTGACTATCTAGACATCTTTTACATTCACTTCCCCGATGGTAAGACGCCGCTGTACGAATCAGTGGCCGCCTTGCAAGAACTAAAGGAAGCTGGCAAGATTAAGGCCATTGGCGTTTCTAACCTCTCCATGGATCAACTCCGAGAAGCCAACCGCGATGGCTACGTGGACGTAGACGAAGAACAATACAACCCCTTCGCCCGGGATGCTGAAAAGGAACGGTTTGCTTACTTGCAAGAAAACCAAATCTCCTTTGTCCCATTCTTCCCACTGGCTTCTGGTTTATTAACTGGTAAGTACAGTGAAAAAACGACCTTTGCGGAAGACGACATTCGTCACGACGACCCGAACTTCCAAGAACCCCGCTTCTCCCAAATCATTAAAGCGGTCGAAACCTTACGACCAATGGCAAAGGCGCACGACGCTACCATTGCCCAATTAGTGTTAGCTTGGTACATTAAGAACCCCAACATTTCCGTTGTGATTCCGGGGGCTAAACACCCTGACCAAGCCTTAAGCAACGCTAAGGCGCTGAACATTGAGTTAACGGATGAAGAATACAAGGCCATTGATACAAATTTACGATAA
- a CDS encoding methionine ABC transporter ATP-binding protein, which yields MTETSVKFENVSVDFTQDKQTIHAVSDVSFSIPAGQIFGIAGYSGAGKSTLVRTINLLQKPTNGTVSVLGEQFFSKDDHEEKVISTSELRKERRKIGMIFQHYNLLNQKTVLENVAFALKHSGLKDKEVQKKAKDLLADVGLSDYAKHYPGQLSGGQQQRVAIARALANDPEILISDEATSALDPENTNQILDLLQELNQKRGLTVILITHEMDAIKRICDQVVIMDQGKVIESGSLIDVFVESTNPVARKIVGNDFDALSILQSMNIDTQKRNLVKLVYFSQEISQPIIVDLYSKYQVSASIVYADIEEFKGQPVGIMIVDLSGSDQQIKDALDYLKNLDVQVTELRGVTQ from the coding sequence ATGACGGAAACCAGCGTTAAATTTGAAAATGTCTCGGTTGATTTTACCCAAGACAAACAAACCATTCACGCCGTTTCGGACGTGAGCTTTAGCATTCCGGCCGGTCAAATCTTTGGGATTGCCGGTTACTCTGGGGCCGGAAAGTCGACCCTAGTGCGGACGATTAACTTATTACAAAAGCCAACGAACGGAACCGTTTCGGTGCTTGGCGAACAGTTCTTTTCCAAGGATGATCACGAAGAAAAGGTGATTAGTACCAGCGAACTGCGGAAGGAACGGCGAAAAATTGGGATGATTTTCCAGCATTACAACCTCTTAAACCAAAAGACGGTGCTTGAAAACGTGGCCTTTGCGCTCAAACACAGTGGCCTAAAGGACAAAGAAGTTCAAAAGAAAGCCAAGGACTTACTGGCAGACGTGGGTCTTTCTGACTACGCCAAGCATTATCCGGGTCAACTCTCCGGGGGGCAACAACAACGGGTAGCGATTGCCCGGGCGTTAGCCAACGATCCTGAAATTTTGATTTCTGATGAAGCAACATCCGCCTTGGATCCTGAAAACACCAACCAAATTTTGGACCTACTGCAGGAATTAAACCAAAAGCGGGGATTGACCGTTATCTTGATTACCCACGAAATGGATGCCATTAAGCGGATTTGTGACCAAGTGGTGATCATGGACCAAGGAAAAGTGATTGAAAGCGGTAGCTTAATTGATGTCTTCGTGGAATCCACGAACCCAGTGGCCCGCAAGATTGTCGGGAACGACTTCGATGCCTTATCTATTCTGCAATCCATGAATATCGATACGCAGAAACGGAACCTGGTTAAGTTGGTGTACTTCTCTCAAGAAATTTCACAACCAATCATCGTTGATCTGTACTCCAAGTACCAGGTTTCCGCTAGCATCGTTTATGCCGATATCGAAGAATTTAAGGGACAACCAGTTGGAATCATGATTGTGGATCTGAGTGGATCCGACCAACAAATTAAGGATGCTCTAGATTACCTGAAGAATTTAGACGTGCAAGTGACTGAATTGAGAGGTGTAACGCAATGA
- the menH gene encoding 2-succinyl-6-hydroxy-2,4-cyclohexadiene-1-carboxylate synthase — protein sequence MQTTINVSGYDYHVKITGNGAPHWIFFHGFLGNQSDFQTIHPKGTCVYVTLYGFGAHDPMVPAAGFQTKQQVMGLQNLITQLALQPVNIVGYSMGARLALCLALAAPQLIKHLILESGTPGLADPLARWERQQADAARATQIETTGLASFVDHWEQLPLFHSQQTAPLPQQQRMHAMRMAHQPINMANSLRYFGTGTMPNQWPNLSQLTPKTTIITGELDHKFTNIGRQMVAAIPMATQITFPATGHNVHFEQPQEYQTVLNQFSKEVTP from the coding sequence ATGCAAACTACCATCAACGTTTCCGGCTACGACTATCACGTTAAGATCACGGGAAACGGCGCTCCGCACTGGATCTTTTTCCACGGCTTTTTAGGCAACCAGAGTGATTTTCAAACCATTCACCCGAAAGGAACCTGTGTCTACGTCACCCTTTATGGGTTTGGAGCTCACGATCCGATGGTTCCGGCTGCAGGATTTCAGACGAAACAACAAGTAATGGGCCTTCAAAATTTGATTACCCAGTTAGCTTTGCAACCAGTCAACATCGTCGGTTATTCAATGGGAGCCCGCTTGGCCCTTTGTCTTGCGCTAGCGGCACCCCAGTTAATCAAACACCTCATCCTAGAAAGTGGCACGCCCGGATTGGCAGATCCGCTGGCACGGTGGGAACGACAGCAGGCGGATGCAGCGCGAGCAACCCAAATTGAAACGACTGGGTTAGCTTCTTTTGTAGATCACTGGGAACAATTACCATTGTTTCACAGCCAACAAACCGCTCCATTACCACAACAACAGCGGATGCACGCCATGCGGATGGCACATCAGCCTATCAACATGGCCAACTCGCTGCGCTACTTTGGAACGGGAACCATGCCGAACCAGTGGCCAAATCTTTCGCAATTAACGCCTAAAACTACTATCATTACTGGTGAACTGGACCATAAATTTACCAACATTGGTCGCCAAATGGTGGCAGCCATCCCGATGGCAACCCAAATTACCTTCCCAGCTACCGGGCATAACGTCCACTTTGAACAACCACAAGAATATCAAACCGTGTTGAACCAATTCAGTAAAGAGGTCACTCCATGA
- the menD gene encoding 2-succinyl-5-enolpyruvyl-6-hydroxy-3-cyclohexene-1-carboxylic-acid synthase has translation MTNVMTNNLKHLISACENQEVTNFVLSPGSRNTPLALLLAERNVNLTVAVDERSAGFFALGLAKASRQPVALVATSGTATANYAPAIAEAHSFHVPLVVLTTDRPQELQEIGAPQTIPQAGMYTTNVKQALTINVQEAAADVTEYIDYQVQQLVHQTQLAPRGPVQINLPLRKPLLPELGTPWPVVVQQDFGHLNTQLDAASLAQLTQRLEHKRCLITIGPTDQPLPMQLLQEVADQLNAPIIADVLSSVRGSVSTVPVQQLLKLPEQIQPEIVLRFGGTPVSARLLPWLKQQQIPVIQIGSDHLGKDHSRWAHTSYNLSATDFLQQLATTDIRGAAHYRADWEHSFQPTPAADQEQLTAQELPRLLSHLAPEHQLFLANSLTVRNFDQSFAPAHPMRVHGNRGANGIDGTISSAVGVAANQHPTWLVTGDLAFFHDLTGLQLARQTHANLTIVVVNNDGGGIFSLLPQAQAPYFEQLFGTPQALNLKAAAAFVNAQYQRVTTTEKFRKLVQEAWTGLRIIEVPANRAHLPAEYPEGLG, from the coding sequence ATGACGAACGTCATGACCAATAACCTCAAACATTTAATTAGTGCCTGTGAAAATCAGGAGGTAACGAACTTTGTGCTTTCACCGGGGTCACGTAACACCCCGCTGGCACTCCTCCTCGCCGAAAGAAACGTAAACCTAACGGTCGCCGTGGACGAACGTTCTGCCGGCTTTTTCGCATTAGGGCTAGCAAAGGCCAGTCGTCAGCCAGTGGCTCTCGTGGCCACTTCTGGGACTGCCACCGCCAACTACGCGCCCGCAATTGCGGAAGCCCACAGTTTTCACGTGCCCTTAGTGGTACTAACTACGGATCGGCCCCAGGAACTGCAAGAAATTGGGGCGCCCCAAACCATTCCCCAAGCCGGGATGTACACCACTAACGTCAAGCAAGCCCTAACCATTAACGTACAGGAAGCGGCGGCAGACGTAACGGAATACATCGATTATCAGGTCCAGCAACTGGTGCACCAAACCCAGTTAGCCCCGCGGGGACCCGTTCAAATTAACTTGCCGCTCAGAAAACCATTGTTACCCGAATTAGGTACGCCCTGGCCCGTTGTGGTTCAGCAGGACTTTGGACACCTCAACACACAGTTAGATGCGGCTTCACTGGCACAGTTAACCCAACGTTTGGAGCACAAGCGTTGCTTAATTACCATCGGTCCTACTGATCAACCGCTGCCAATGCAATTGTTACAAGAGGTTGCCGATCAATTAAACGCGCCCATCATCGCGGACGTTTTAAGCTCGGTCAGAGGGAGCGTTTCCACGGTTCCTGTTCAACAACTCTTGAAGTTGCCAGAACAAATACAACCAGAAATCGTCCTCCGCTTCGGTGGAACGCCGGTTTCAGCCCGCCTGCTGCCGTGGTTAAAACAGCAGCAGATTCCGGTAATCCAGATTGGATCCGACCATTTGGGTAAGGACCACAGTCGCTGGGCCCACACCAGTTACAACTTGTCGGCCACCGACTTTTTGCAACAGTTAGCTACCACTGACATCCGGGGAGCGGCGCACTACCGCGCCGACTGGGAACACTCCTTCCAGCCGACGCCTGCTGCTGACCAGGAACAGCTCACTGCTCAGGAACTGCCCCGCCTGCTCTCCCACTTGGCCCCTGAACACCAACTCTTTTTAGCGAACTCACTCACCGTCCGTAACTTTGACCAGTCCTTTGCACCAGCTCATCCAATGCGGGTTCACGGGAATCGAGGGGCCAACGGGATTGATGGTACCATTTCTAGTGCGGTCGGAGTAGCCGCCAATCAGCACCCCACCTGGCTGGTCACTGGTGATCTGGCTTTCTTCCATGACCTAACCGGTTTGCAGTTAGCCCGCCAAACTCATGCCAACCTAACCATTGTGGTGGTAAATAACGATGGTGGCGGCATTTTCTCCCTATTGCCACAAGCCCAAGCTCCTTATTTCGAGCAACTCTTTGGTACCCCGCAAGCCCTCAATCTGAAGGCAGCCGCCGCGTTCGTAAATGCGCAATACCAACGGGTTACCACTACAGAAAAATTCCGAAAACTGGTGCAGGAAGCATGGACGGGCCTGCGCATCATTGAAGTCCCTGCCAACCGTGCGCACCTCCCGGCAGAATATCCGGAGGGATTGGGCTAA
- a CDS encoding DUF488 domain-containing protein, which translates to MQLTIERIYTKPVDHDGYRILIDRRWPRGISKVNAALDEWAKEIAPTTELRQWFNHIPERFPEFQQRYRQELDHNPATAAFVTKVATQLETSNVILLYGAKDQQHNQAVVLLDYLHHQPAIQSILQSKE; encoded by the coding sequence ATGCAGCTAACGATTGAGCGAATTTACACCAAACCAGTGGATCACGACGGTTACCGCATCTTAATTGATCGTCGCTGGCCCCGGGGGATTTCCAAGGTCAACGCGGCCCTAGATGAGTGGGCTAAAGAAATTGCCCCGACAACGGAACTGCGTCAGTGGTTTAACCATATTCCGGAACGGTTTCCCGAATTTCAACAACGCTACCGTCAGGAACTGGACCACAATCCAGCAACCGCTGCTTTCGTAACCAAAGTAGCCACGCAGTTAGAAACTAGCAACGTGATTCTGCTGTATGGTGCCAAGGACCAGCAGCATAATCAGGCCGTTGTGCTGCTGGATTACCTCCATCACCAACCTGCGATTCAATCAATTCTACAGTCAAAGGAGTAA
- a CDS encoding ArsR/SmtB family transcription factor yields MNEQDLAEASQIFKLLGNVVRLRILLLLENNPLDVSTIVERLNLTQPNVSHQLALLKQHQLVTAQRTGKRILYSLNDPHVLTMVEMAYQHSDHVVKHQEHPYFSA; encoded by the coding sequence ATGAACGAACAAGACCTAGCGGAAGCCAGCCAGATTTTTAAGTTACTGGGGAACGTGGTACGGCTCCGGATTTTACTGTTGTTAGAAAATAATCCGCTGGACGTATCGACAATTGTGGAGCGGCTGAACTTAACTCAGCCGAACGTGTCGCACCAGCTGGCATTATTGAAACAACATCAACTGGTGACGGCGCAGCGGACCGGAAAACGGATTTTGTACAGCCTTAACGATCCGCACGTTCTCACGATGGTGGAAATGGCTTACCAACACAGTGATCACGTGGTGAAGCATCAGGAACATCCCTATTTTAGCGCATAA